In Leptodactylus fuscus isolate aLepFus1 chromosome 2, aLepFus1.hap2, whole genome shotgun sequence, one genomic interval encodes:
- the AGPAT3 gene encoding 1-acyl-sn-glycerol-3-phosphate acyltransferase gamma gives MGIWGFLKTQFVVHLLIGFVFVVSGLIINFLQLCTLPLWGYNKQLYRRINCRMSYSLWSQLVMLLEWWSGTQCTLYSDHETVSHFGKEHVIIILNHNFEIDFLCGWTMCERFGVLGSSKVLAKKELLMVPLIGWTWYFLEIVFCKRKWEEDRDTVIQGLQNLRDYPEYMWFLLYCEGTRFTETKHKISMEVADKKGLAQLKHHLLPRTKGFTTAVQCLRGTVTAVYDVTLNFRGNKNPSLLGILYGKKYEADMCVRRFPLEEIPVDEREAAAWLHKLYQEKDALQEQYIQEGTFPGTQIIPSRRPWTLLNFLFWATLLLSPLISFAIGIFASGSPLLILSFMGFMWIASFAVRRLIGVTEIERGSSYGNSAVKKTE, from the exons ATGGGGATTTGGGGGTTCCTTAAGACTCAGTTTGTGGTTCACCTGTTGATTGGCTTTGTCTTTGTGGTCAGCGGCCTCATCATCAATTTCCTGCAGCTATGTACTCTCCCCCTATGGGGTTACAACAAGCAGCTGTACCGCAGGATCAACTGCCGCATGTCCTACTCACTGTGGAGCC agctggtgaTGCTTCTAGAGTGGTGGTCTGGCACACAATGCACCCTTTACAGTGACCATGAAACTGTGTCGCACTTTGGGAAGGAGCACGTCATCATCATCCTTAACCACAACTTTGAGATTGACTTCCTGTGTGGTTGGACCATGTGTGAACGTTTCGGAGTCTTAGGA AGCTCAAAGGTTCTCGCTAAGAAGGAGCTGTTGATGGTGCCGCTGATCGGCTGGACGTGGTACTTCCTGGAAATTGTCTTCTGTAAACGCAAATGGGAAGAAGATCGGGACACTGTCATCCAAGGCCTGCAGAACTTGCGGGACTACCCGGAGTACATGTGG TTCTTGCTGTACTGTGAAGGGACAAGATTCACCGAAACAAAGCATAAGATCAGCATGGAAGTGGCCGATAAAAAGGGGCTGGCTCAGCTGAAACATCATCTCCTTCCACGCACCAAAGGCTTTACGACCGCGGTCCAATGTCTCCGCGGGACAG TCACTGCTGTGTATGATGTGACCCTGAATTTCCGTGGAAACAAGAATCCATCTTTACTGGGGATTTTGTATGGGAAGAAATATGAAGCGGACATGTGTGTGAG GCGTTTTCCCTTGGAGGAGATCCCAGTAGATGAGCGGGAGGCTGCAGCCTGGCTACACAAGCTCTACCAGGAGAAG gatgctttacaggaGCAGTACATCCAGGAGGGCACCTTCCCTGGTACTCAGATCATCCCCTCCCGTCGGCCATGGACCCTGCTGAACTTCCTGTTCTGGGCCACACTTCTGCTCTCTCCGCTCATCTCATTTGCTATTGGCATTTTTGCCAGCGGTTCTCCCTTGCTCATTCTGTCGTTCATGGGCTTCATGTGGATAG CTTCCTTTGCTGTACGACGCCTGATCGGTGTGACGGAGATCGAGCGAGGCTCCAGTTATGGTAACAGTGCTGTGAAGAAGACAGAGTAG